The Poecilia reticulata strain Guanapo linkage group LG13, Guppy_female_1.0+MT, whole genome shotgun sequence genome has a segment encoding these proteins:
- the tbcb gene encoding tubulin-folding cofactor B produces the protein MDGEVTVVTNPFVNVRITSSLSSFENRRRFNKRITIAELKMLLEMNVGVPASSMDLEIFSTTDRFLQKIDNDEALFGSYPVDDECRIHVIDRSGGQTSELFDDSKVEKFELSDEAYEQRKESVRSFLKKQNLGRFNEEEAAKKKAELTIREEQQKTAAEAISVGSRCKVEVPGQPTKLGTVMYVGTTEFKSGHWVGVKYDEPLGKHNGTVQGKQYFECQDKYGAFVKPLNVTVGDFPEEDYGLDEI, from the exons ATGGACGGTGAAGTGACGGTGGTTACCAACCCGTTTGTGAATGTTCGTATCACAAGCAGCCTTTCCAGCTTCGAGAACCGCCGAAGGTTCAATAAAAGAATTACTATTGCAGAATTAAAG ATGCTCCTGGAGATGAATGTGGGTGTTCCTGCTTCCAGCATGGACCTGGAGATTTTTAGCACCACTGATAGGTTCCTACAGAAAATCGATAACGATGAAGCTTTATTTGGTTCCTACCCTGTGGATGATGAATGCAGAATACAT GTTATTGACAGGAGTGGAGGACAGACCAGCGAGTTGTTTGATGATTCCAAAGTGGAGAAGTTTGAGCTCTCAGATGAGGCCTATGAACAACGGAAAG AATCCGTCCGGTCATTCTTAAAGAAGCAGAATTTAGGCCGCTTCAACGAGGAAGAAGCTGCGAAGAAGAAAGCTGAGCTCACCATTCGGGAAGAACAGCAGAAGACTGCAGCCGAGGCCATTTCTGTCGGCAGCCGCTGCAAAGTGGAGGTCCCAGGGCAGCCCACAAAGCTTGGCACGGTTATGTATGTTG GTACAACAGAGTTCAAGTCAGGTCACTGGGTGGGTGTGAAGTACGATGAGCCCCTTGGAAAACACAATGGAAc TGTTCAGGGGAAGCAGTACTTTGAGTGTCAAGACAAATACGGGGCATTTGTGAAGCCGTTGAATGTGACTGTGGGAGACTTCCCTGAAGAGGATTACGGTTTGGATGAGATATAG